From the genome of Roseivivax sp. THAF197b:
CTCTGCCAGCTCAAGTGCTTCGACTCTTGTTCTGTGCGATGAGGTTGTCTGGGAATTACTGACGTTGTCCATGGCCAGTTGGAACGCAATCCTAAGCGGTGTCCTTGCTTGCCTTTGGTTGGTCGCAATCGCAAAAAGTCTTAAGGTTCGATGGCGTGGGGTCGCGGACGTTTTTTGAATCGCCTCACACTCAATAAAAACAGAAGGCTCCGCTTCATGGTTACAAGACGACACTTCCTTGCACTCTCCGGTTCGCTGTTTTCAGCGTCTCTGAGTTTCCCTGTGTTCGCAAAGACCTGGCCGACGAAAGCCGAAAAAGCGGCGTGGGATGCGCAGGTCACGCCCGCCAACTATGACCCAGCAACAACCAACCCATGGGGGCTGCATCCCAGGCTGCTGCCGCAACGCGTGTTGGCGAATGAAGGTTTGCGCCCGGGTGACATTCACGTCGATGCGATCGCGCGCTATCTGTACCATATCGAGGAAGGTGGCACTGCGATGCGCTACGGGGTCGCGATTGCCAAGGGCGATCTCTACGAGCCCGGCACCTACACGATCCGCCGAAAGGTCGAATGGCCGCACTGGACGCCAACGCAGTCAATGATCGAACGCGATCCGGAGGCTTACGAGCGGTTTGCCGACGGTATGGAGCCCGGCCCCAACAATGCCTTGGGCAGCAGGGCTTTGTATCTATTCGTCGGAGAGCGGGATACGTACCTTCGAATTCACGGAACGCCGAGCCCTCGCAGCATTGGCGGCCGGGCCAGTTCGGGATGCGTGCGCATGGTGATGGCCCACATCAATGATCTCTATCCGAATGTCGCTGTCGGATCGACGGCGTTCCTTTACTCGGCCGAAGACAGCGTTACCGCTCGAAGCTAACCTATTGCATCTTTGGCTCACACGCCGAGGACTGCGTCGTGCAGGGACACCTTCCAATGAATTGTTGGACGAACACTCACGGCTGTGTCGCAAGTGAACTTTCGAACTGTGCGATCGCTAAGGATTTGTCGTCCTCATCGTTCTCGAACAGCTTTGTGGTTCGCACGCCCGGCAACTTGCCAAAATCCGCCATCAGGCGCTTCGGGAAAAATGTGCGTCCGATGGATTCAAATCCTGGTAATTGTCTGAGTACCGCGGAGGTACTGGCACTACAAAAACCGGAAGCGGCTGGGCCGCTGGAAATTGCAAGCCGCAAGGCCTGCTCCGCGACTTCGGGGGACACATCGATCTCTTGTATGACGACGTGGTAGGTCTCCCGTGCATGAGCCCGTGCGTAAAAATCGGCCACTTGTGGAGTAATGCCATAAAGCACATCTCCCCGTTCCGGTACCGCGCTCAGCCGGACAGTTCCTGCCGGATCGAAGATAACGCGCTGCGACCCATTGATCATGACGCTGCTATGCGCACCCGCCCCGGATCTGTTGTTGATCATGGTGTACAGCGTCAGCGCGGCCGGTCCGTCGTGACGGTAGGATGCACTACTGATGACTTCGGCTGAAGCATCAGGGCGCATGTCGTTTCCTGCACCGCACCCCGCCAAAATCACCACGGTTAGAACTGAGAAAATGCGATTGGAAAAGCGCACCTTGCAGCCTCCTGCCATGAGTTGAATGACTGTATTTTCGGGATATTCAAGGCCTCTAGCAATCTCGACACCAACTCTTCCGGATTTCACCTCTACCGAAACATGGGTTCGGTTTCGGTTGGTATACGGATCCTC
Proteins encoded in this window:
- a CDS encoding L,D-transpeptidase, which codes for MVTRRHFLALSGSLFSASLSFPVFAKTWPTKAEKAAWDAQVTPANYDPATTNPWGLHPRLLPQRVLANEGLRPGDIHVDAIARYLYHIEEGGTAMRYGVAIAKGDLYEPGTYTIRRKVEWPHWTPTQSMIERDPEAYERFADGMEPGPNNALGSRALYLFVGERDTYLRIHGTPSPRSIGGRASSGCVRMVMAHINDLYPNVAVGSTAFLYSAEDSVTARS